The window AGATCAACGTCGTCGAGGGCGGGCAGGTGAAGCCCGTCGAGTTCTCGCCGAGCATGTTCGACTACGGGCGCAACAAGTTCGCGAGCCAGGTGCCGCAGGACCTCGGCTTCGCGGGCTTCCGCATCCACTATCCGATCAAGACGCCCAAGTACCACGACGAGGTCGCGGTGTTCCTCGGCGCGTCGTACTTCCGCGCGCTCGGCAAGAAGGAGGTCTTCGGGCTCTCGGCGCGCGGGCTTGCGATTGACACGGCGGAGTCCACGGGCGAGGAGTTCCCGTACTTCCGCGAGTTCTGGCTGGTGAAGCCAAAGCCCGGCGCGAAGGAGATGGTGGTGTACGCGCTGCTCGACAGCCCGAGCGTCGCGGGCGCCTACCGCTTCACCATCAAGCCCGGCGAGACCACGGCGATGGACGTCCAGGTGCGGCTCTTCCTGCGTCGGGAGATCAAGAAACTTGGTCTTGCGCCGCTGACCAGCATGTTCTTCCACGGCGAGAACACGAACAAGGCGCTGCGCGACATCGTCGACTTCCGGCCGGAGGTCCACGACTCCGACGGGCTGCTGGTGCACACCGGCACCGGCGAGTGGATCTGGCGTCCGCTCGAGAACCCGCGGACGCTGCACGTTTCGAGCTTCCTGACCGAGCACCCGAAGGGCTTCGGGCTCATCCAGCGCGACCGCGACTTCGCCAACTACCAGGACCTCGAGGCGCGCTCCGAGCTGCGGCCGAGCGCGTTCGTCGCGCCGAAGGGCGACTGGGGCAAGGGACGCGTCGAGCTGGTCGAGATCCCGACCAAGTCCGACGTCAATGACAACATCGTCGCGTAC is drawn from Candidatus Binatia bacterium and contains these coding sequences:
- a CDS encoding glucan biosynthesis protein G: MAVLTLASSAPGATFGFEDVAKRAQELAAAPYKDTRGPVPDWLLQISYDEWRDIRFRTDLALWRDRPGFQIQLFHLGLFYDRPVQINVVEGGQVKPVEFSPSMFDYGRNKFASQVPQDLGFAGFRIHYPIKTPKYHDEVAVFLGASYFRALGKKEVFGLSARGLAIDTAESTGEEFPYFREFWLVKPKPGAKEMVVYALLDSPSVAGAYRFTIKPGETTAMDVQVRLFLRREIKKLGLAPLTSMFFHGENTNKALRDIVDFRPEVHDSDGLLVHTGTGEWIWRPLENPRTLHVSSFLTEHPKGFGLIQRDRDFANYQDLEARSELRPSAFVAPKGDWGKGRVELVEIPTKSDVNDNIVAYWVPADPPQPGKPFDYSYTLDWYGDDAKRPPGGRVVATRHDFGTVENAHRFVIDFGGKTLEKIPADRVLRGVVTVAGGDESATILEQQVIKNEVTGGWRLTFMLRPQRRGPIDVRAFLDSGGDTLTETWSYVILP